A window of Staphylococcus lloydii genomic DNA:
ACCTGACGGTGTAACGTTTGATCCAGAAACGAATACAATTAGTGGTAGTCCAAGTGAAGTGGGAGAATATCCAATCACAGTGACAACAACAGATGCGGTAGGTAATCACACAGAAACGACGTTCACGATTACCGTGGTAGACAAGACAGCACCAACAGTTGAAGCGATTGATGACCAAACGAAAGAAGTTAATACACCGATTGATACGATTACAATTAAAGGTCAAGATAATAGTGGTAAATCAGTCAAAAATGAAGTGAACGGTTTACCGGACGGTGTCACGTTTGACCCAACAACGAACACAATTAGTGGTACACCTACTAATGTTGGAACTTCGACAGTAACTGTAACATCGACAGATCCAAGTGGTAATACAACGAAAACGACATTCACGATTACGGTGACAGATAACACGGCACCAACGGTTGAGGCAATAGGTGACCAAACGAAAGAAGTTAATACACCGATTGATACGATTACAATAAAAGCTGAAGACAATAGTGGCAAACCAGTTAAGAATGAAGTGAGCGGCTTACCAAAAGGTGTGACATTTGATCCAGAAACAAACACAATTAGTGGCACACCAAGCGAAGTTGGAACAAATAAAGTAACGGTGATTACAACAGATGCGAATGGTAACCACACAGAAACAACGTTCACGATTATAGTGAAAGATGAAACAGCACCGACGGTGGAAGCGATTGATAGTCAAACGAAAGAAGTTAATACACCGATTGACTCAATCACAATAAAAGCTGAAGACAATAGCGGCAAAACCGTAACGAATGAAGTGAGCGGTTTACCTAAAGGCGTGACATTTGATCCAGAAACAAACACAATTAGCGGAACACCAAGCGAAGTTGGAACATCTGAAGTTACGGTAACAACGAAAGATTCAAGCGGCAATATAACAAAAACAACATTCACGATTACGGTGAAAGATGAAACAGCACCGATGGTGGAAGCGATAGATGATCAAACAAAAGAAGTTAATACACCAATTGATACGATTACAATAAAAGCTGAAGACAACAGTGGCAAACCCGTAACGAATGAAGTGAGTGGCTTACCAAAAGGTGTGACATTTGATCCATCAACAAACACGATTAGTGGCAGCCCAAGTGAAGTTGGAGAGTATCCAGTTACGGTTACTACAACAGACGCAGAAGGTAACCACACGGAAACAACGTTCACGATTACAGTGAAGGATGAAACGGCACCAACGGTGGAAGCAATAGATGACCAAACGAAAGAAGTTAATACACCAATTGATTCAATCACAATAAAAGCTGAAGATAATAGTGGCAAGCCTGTCACAAACAAAGTAGAAGGTTTACCAGAGGGTGTAACGTTTGACCCAACAACGAACACAATTAGTGGCACACCAAGTGAAGTTGGTAAATATCCTATCACAGTGACGACAACGGACGCGGAAGGTAATCACACAGAAACGACGTTCACGATTACAGTGGTAGACAAGACAGCACCAACAGTTGAATCGATTGGTGAACAAACAAAAGAAGTGAACACACCAATTGACCCAATCACAATAAAAGCTGAAGATAATAGCGGCAAACCAGTAACGAATGAAGTGAGCGGTTTACCAAAAGGTGTAACATTTGATCCATCAACAAATACAATTAGCGGAACACCAAGCGAAGTTGGAACATCTGAAGTTACGGTAACGACGAAAGATTCAAGCGGCAATACAACGAAAACGACATTCACGATTACGGTGAAAGATGAAACAGCACCGACGGTGGAAGCGATTGGTGACCAAACGAAAGAAGTTAATACACCGATTGATTCGATTACAATTAAAGGTCAAGACAACAGTGGCAAACCAGTAACGAATGAAGTGAGTGGCTTACCAAAAGGTGTGACGTTTGATCCAACAACGAATACAATTAGCGGAACACCAAGCGAAGTTGGAAATTCGACAGTAACTGTAACATCGACAGATCCAAGTGGTAATACAACGAAAACGACATTCACGATTACAGTGACAGATAACACGGCACCAACGGTTGAGGCAATAGGTGACCAAACGAAAGAAGTTAATACACCAATTGATTCAATTACAATCAAAGTTGAAGACAATAGCGGTAAGCCTGTCACAAACAAAGTAGAAGGTTTACCAGAGGGTGTCACGTTTGATTCAGAAACGAACACAATTAGTGGTACACCTACTAATGTTGGGAATTCGACAGTAACTGTAACATCGACAGATCCAAGCGGTAATGTTACAAAAACAACATTCACAATCACAGTGACAGATAATACAGCACCGACAGTAGAAGCTATTCCGAGTCAAACCAAAGAAGTAAATACGCCAATTGATACAATTACAATTAAAGGTAAAGATAATAGCGGTAAAGCAGTGACAAACAAAGTAGAAGGCTTACCAGAGGGTGTCACGTTTGATCCAGAAACGAACACAATTAGTGGTACACCTACTAATGTTGGAACTTCGACAGTAACTGTAACATCGACAGATCCAAGTGGTAATACAACGAAAACGACATTCAAGATTACAGTGAAGGATGAAACGGCACCGACGGTGGAAGCGATTGACAATCAAACGAAAGAAGTCAATACACCAATTGATACGATTACAATTAAAGGTGAAGACAATAGTGGTAAACCCGTAACGAATGAAGTGAAAGGCTTACCGGACGGTGTAACATTTGATCCGTCAACGAACACAATTAGTGGTAGTCCAAGTGAAGTTGGAACAAATAAAGTAACGGTGATTACAACAGATGAGCAAGGTAACCACACAGAAACAACGTTCACGATTACAGTAAAAGACGAAACGGCACCAACGGTGGAAGCAATAGGTAATCAAACCAAAGAAGTGAATACAGCGATTACACCTATTACTATTTCAACTTCAGATAATAGTAAAGGTAAAGTTACGAATGTGGTAGATGGCTTACCAGAGGGTGTAACATTTGATTCAACAACGAATACAATTAGCGGGACACCTACTAATGTTGGGACTTCGACAGTAACTGTAACATCGACAGATCCAAGCGGTAATGCTACTAAAACAACGTTCACAATCACAGTGACAGATAACACAGCACCGACAGTAGAAGCTATTCCGAGTCAAACCAAAGAAGTAAATACGCCAATTGATACAATTACAATTAAAGGTCAAGATAATAGCGGTAAAGCTGTGACAAATGAAGTGAGTGGTTTACCAAAAGGTGTGACATTTGATCCATCAACAAACACAATTAGTGGTAGTCCAAGTGAAGTTGGAACATCTCAAGTGACAGTTACGACAAAAGATCCAAGTGGTAATACAACAAAAACAACATTCACAATCACAGTGACAGATAACACAGCACCGACAGTGGAAGCGATTGGCAATCAAACGAAAGAAGTTAATACACCGATTGATACGATTACAATTAAAGGTCAAGATAATAGTGGTAAACCCGTAACGAATGAAGTGAAAGGCTTACCGGACGGTGTAACATTTGATCCGTCAACGAACACAATTAGTGGCACGCCAAGTGAAGTTGGAACAAATAAAGTAACGGTGATTACAACAGATGAGCAAGGTAACCACACAGAAACAACGTTCACGATTACAGTAAAAGACGAAACGGCACCAACGGTGGAAGCAATAGGTAATCAAACCAAAGAAGTAAACACACCAATTGATACGATTACAATTAAAGGTGAAGATAACAGTGGCAAACCCGTAACGAATGAAGTGAGCGGTTTACCAAAAGGCGTGACATTTGATCCAACAACAAACACAATTAGCGGAACACCAAGCGAAGTAGGAACATCTGAAGTTACGGTAACAACGAAAGATTCAAGCGGCAATACAACAAAAACAACATTCACGATTACAGTAGTAGACAAGACAGCACCAACGGTGGAAGCTATTCCGAGTCAAACAAAAGAAGTCAATACACCAATTGATACGATTACAATCAAAGGTGAAGACAATAGTGGTAAGCCTGTCACAAACAAAGTAGAAGGTTTACCAGAGGGTGTCACGTTTGATCCAGAAACGAACACAATTAGTGGTACACCTACTAATGTTGGAAATTCGACAGTAACTGTAACATCGACAGATCCAAGTGGTAATACAACGAAAACGACATTCACGATTACGGTGAAAGATGAAACAGCACCAACTGTGGAAGTGATTGATAGTCAAACGGAAGAAGTTAATACACCAATTGATTCAATTACAATCAAAGGTGAAGATAATAGTGGTAAACCAGTCAAAAATGAAGTGAAAGGTCTACCGGACGGCGTAACGTTTGATCCATCAACGAACACAATCAGTGGTAGTCCAAGTGAAGTCGGAGAATATCCAATCACAGTTACGACAACAGATGAGCAAGGTAACCACACAGAAACAACGTTCACGATTACAGTGACAGATAACACGGCACCAACGGTGGAAGCAATAGGTAATCAAACCAAAGAAGTGAACACACCAATTGATTCAATTACAATCAAAGGTAAAGATAATAGTGGCAAACCAGTCAAAAATGAAGTGAGCGGTTTACCAAAAGGCGTGACATTTGATCCAACAACAAACACAATCAGTGGCAGCCCAAGTGAAGTTGGAGAATACCCAGTTACGGTAACGACAACAGATGAGCAAGGTAACCACACAGAAACAACATTCACAATTACAGTGATAGATAAGACGGCGCCGACGGTCGAAGCGATTGGCAATCAAACGAAAGAAGTGAACACACCAATTGATACGATTACAATTAAAGGTCAAGACAATAGTGGTAAACCCGTAACGAATGAAGTGAGTGGCTTACCAAAAGGCGTGACATTTGATCCAGCAACGAACACAATCAGTGGTAGTCCAAGTGAAGTTGGAGAATACCCAATCACAGTGACAACAACAGATGAGCAAGGTAACCATACAGAAACAACGTTCACGATTACAGTAGTAGATAAGACAGCACCAACGGTGGAAGCTATTCCGAGTCAAACAAAAGAAGTAAATACACCGATTGATACAATTAAAATTAAAGGTCAAGACAACAGTGGTAAACCAGTCACAAATGAAGTAAAAGGTTTACCGAAAGGCGTAACATTTGATCCATCAACAAACACAATCAGTGGCACACCAAGTGAAGTGGGCACATACCCAATCACAGTGATAACAACAGATGAGCAAGGTAATCACACAGAAACAACGTTCACGATTACAGTGGTAGACAAGACAGCACCTACAGTAGAACCGATAGGTGATCAAACCAAAGAAGTAAATACACCGATTGACCCAATCATAATCAAAGGTGAAGATAATAGTGGTAAACCAGTCACAAATGAAGTAAAAGGTTTACCAAAAGGCGTAACGTTTGATCCAGAAACGAACACAATAAGTGGTACACCAAGTGAAGTGGGCACATACCCAATTACAGTGATAACAACAGATGCGAATGGTAATCAAACGGAGACAACGTTCATAATTACAGTGACTCCAAAAGATTCTGGTGAACCAAGTACACCAAGCAATCCAGGAGAGCCAAGTACACCAAGCAATCCAGGAGAGCCAAGTACACCAAGTAATCCAGGAGAGCCAAGTACACCAAGTAATCCAGGAGAACCAAGTACGCCAAGTAATCCAGGAGAGCCAAGTACACCAAGTAATCCAGGAGAACCAAGTACGCCAAGCAATCCAGGGGAGCCAAATGTACCAAGTAATCCAGGGGAGCCAAATGCACCGAGCAACCCAGCAGAACCAAGTACATCAAGCGAAACGGTCGCACCGGAACTTAACGTTCAAGATACTTCTGGTATAGGTTCAACAGATAACAGCACTCAAGATGATGTTGCTACAAAAGATAAGAAGGAAAACAATAAGCATTCATTGCCAGAAACTGGTGGAGATAAGTCGAGCAATACTACATTAATTGGTGGTATTCTAGCAGCTATTGTAGGAATCTTCTTATTAGGTAGAAGAAGAAAAAAACAATAAAATAATTGTTTCACTTAGCAGGGTAATAATTTATAAGTAAATAAAAGCTACATGATATCTATTTGGATACCATGTAGCTTTTTGTATTATATATTGGTTATTTGTTGATTTTAATAATCATATGATTGTTTTTATAATCGTACATAAAGCAAAATTTTTATGCTGTATTGAACGTTATTACGAATTTATTTCCCTATTTCTTGTTTGATTTGTTTGGTTGCTTGGATTTGTTTTTGGTGGTTTAAATAATCTTTTACTTGTTGTTGTGACGCTTCTGGATTTTGCTTTTTATAGTTACTCGCTAATTGTTGCATTACTTTTTTCTGTTCTTGTTGAGTTCCTGCATTATTTTGCTTTTGTTGTGAATTTTGTAATTGCTTTGCCTGTTTAGCATCTAAAACGACCCAAGTATCTTTAGGTACTGTTACAACTGTCACTTTTTTTATTAGTTCTTGGTTGTTATGCCCGAAGCTAAATAATGATTTGTAAATATCTGATTTCCAAACCCAAACTTCTTTGCGAGTTTGTTTTGTCGCTTTTTTAGTATCTTTCACTTTATACGTCGCTTGGTGTTTAACTGATTCTGATAATTGATCTTTATCCATGTTAGGTTTGAAATGTGTCTGGGCTTTTTGGTCGTCTGAATGATTCTTATAAACCATAATATAATTGTTTGTCTTTTTGCCAATCTCGTTAGCAATTAACATATTGGCTGGGCTGTCTTTAGAACCAGCACTATATATTTCTTTTTTGTCAGAAGTGATTACTTTTTTCTCCATACCCCAATGATGTGTCATATTAGCTGTGATACCCACAATCATCAGTAATAAGGCGAATGTGAAAATAGAACCTAATATATAACGTGTGACTTTATGAGGAATTAATAACCAACTAACAAATACACATAACGTTAAAATAATTGTTATTATCATATTATTTGTCCTCACTTTCTGTTGAATTCATTTTCAAGAATGGCACGATGAGCACACCGACTAACGCAAAGAAGATACCTATCATAAATGCTGTATTAAAGCCGTCAATTGACGCTTGTTGTGCTTGTTCAGCATATTTTAAAGGGTTGCTATCTTTAAGGCCAGAAGCCGGCATATTGTTATTAATGATATTTTGTGTAACGGAAGTTAATAGTGCAACGGCTATAGATGAAGCGACTTGTCTAGCTGTATTATTGACCGCTGTGCCATGTGTTCCTTTTTCAACAGTTAAGGCATCCATTGCGTTTGTAGTTAAAGGCATCATCAAGATGGCGATACCGAACATACGAATTGCGTAAAGTACAAGTATTAATGTAGGTGATGTATTATCACTTAAAAATCCAAATGGTATGGATGATAAAGTTAAAATTGAAAAGCCTACAAAAGCTAAACGTTTAATGCCCACTTTGTTATATAACGTACCTGATATTGGTGAGATAAAACCGAGCATTAAAGCACCAGCGAGTAATGTTAAACCTGATTCAAAAGGTGAAAAGCCATGAATATTTTGTAAATAGGTTGGTAACATCATTTCCACACCGTACATGGCCATAGTGACCACAATCAACCCAATAGTTGCGATAGTGAATCCTTTAGATTTGAAGACACGTAAATCTAGGAAAGGATCTTTGGATTTGAGCTGTCTTATTACGAATAGTGTTAAAACTATAACACTAATAATGATAGGGAGGATAACGTAGTTTACGCTGTCCCAACCTTCACTTGAAACATTGGAGAATCCCCATAAAAAGAGACCGAAGCCAATACAAGATAGTATCAGTGAATAAATATCTAATTTTAATTTACGATTTGGTATAACGTCCTTCATAAAAAAGAAACTCAATACAAATGCGATAGCTACAATAATAATTGGTAATACAAAAATATTTCTCCATGAATCAGAAATCGTAATACCTAATAAAACATGGTCTTTATCTAAGATCCATCCTGCAAATGTAGGACCCATAGCCGGTGCTAAACCTACAGCTAAACCACTCAATCCCATAGCTGTTCCTCTTTTATTGATAGGAAACATATTGATAATAATAATTTGCATTAAAGGCATCATCAGTCCTACTGCTATTGCTGTTACGATGCGACCTGATAAGAAAATAATCCATGCATCATGATGTGATGGTGCGATAGCAGTCAGTATTAAACCGATTAATAGCATGCCGTATGCACAGACATGTAACCACTTAGTAGAAATTCTTGTTGCTAGAAAGGCAGATAATGGCACCATAATACCATTGGCAAGTAAAAACCAAGTCGTTGCTTGTTGCGCTGTACTAAAATCTATATCAAAGTCATTCATCAAAGTAGGCAGTGCCGTTCCTAATGACGTTTGCATGAGTGCGCCAGCAAATGTTGCTAGAAGAATAATACTCATAATAATTTTGGGTTTATATTGTTGTCCATGAATGTCTAAGTTCATATTTTTACTTGTTTGAGTAGACATAAACAAGCCTCCTAAAGTTCTTAATAATTAATACTTAGGAAATATAGCACCCTGTATGAAATTATAAAAGAACAAAATATGATACTATGTATGAAATCGAACAAATTGTATTATTTTGTGTTATATTTAGAAAATAGGAGTGATGACATGGGGTATCAAAGAAAGACTGCTTTAACTCAGAAGCACATTAAAAATAGTTTAATAACGTTATTAGATATACATAAATTTGACTTAATTACGGTAAACCAAATTGTGGAAGAAGCAGAAATCACAAGAAGTACTTTTTATAGATATTATGAAGATAAATATAGTCTACTATCAGAAATAGAAGAAGAAATTTTAAATCAATTACATGAAGCACGCCAGAAGATTAATCAACAATTTACGGAAGAAGATATGTTTACTGTCGAAGTGTTTCAACAATTGTTTGAAAGTTTAGAGTCGTACTCGGAAGCAATACGTGTTTTACTCGGTCATAATGGGGACACGAGTTTTGAAATGAAAATAAAAAATGAAATAGCTAAAAGGTTTGTCAATTTAGGGGAACTCCACCATGTTTCTAAAGTACGTGAGGACTTAGTGAAAGAATATTTATATGTCATTTTAATTAAAACATTCCAATATTGGTCAGCTAATAAAGAGAGTATTGACGTGAGGGAAGTTGCAGCGACGATTCGAGATATTCAATTAAAGGGTTTAAGAAAGGCGATTGGAATATAAATTTTGGTAAGAGCAAACAGTAGCACTAGTTATGAAAATGAGTAATGAAACCATTGGTTGTTGTGAAAGAAATTTAATGGTCAAATGTAGATAATCGCACCTTGTTGATTTAAGAATGCATTTTAAAAGTAAGAAAGAAGGGCTAGTCATTTACGACCTAGTTCTTCTTTTTTAATAAACGTAAGTGTTAGTTACTTCACAATTAATGCCTTAGACAATTATATTATTATTCATTACAAAATATTTTAAATAATATGTTATAAATTGCTAAAACTATAAATTCATTTGGTAAATGTTTGCTAATTATATATAAAGGGGAAAATATGAATAACAACTTACGAGTAAAAAAACAGAAGCACATTTATAAAAAGGCTTAAGTGGTTTCATTGTTATTAAGAAATACAATGTGGAAAGGAAATGAATAATAAAATGGCTGACAAAAATTATACTGCATCAGATTTGGTAATTGATACATTAAAAAATAACGGCGTAGAATATATTTTTGGTATTCCGGGTGCTAAAATCGATTACTTATTTAATTCGCTTAAAGATGGTGGTCCGGAGTTAATCGTAGCGCGTCATGAACAAAATGCAGCAATGATGGCTCAAGGTATTGGTCGTTTAACAGGACAACCTGGCGTTGCTATAGTTACGAGTGGCCCAGGGGTGAGTAATTTAACAACGGGTTTATTAACTGCAACGTCAGAAGGAGACCCTGTACTGGCAATAGGTGGGCAAGTTAAACGTCAAGATTTACTACGTTTAACGCATCAAAGTGTAGACAATGCATCATTATTAAAATCTTCAACAAAATATAGTGAAGAGGTTCAAGACCCAGAATCATTGTCTGAAGTCATGACAAATGCAATCAGAACGGCGACTGTAGGTAAGAATGGGGCAAGCTTTATTAGCGTTCCCCAAGATGTTATATCTTCAGAGGTGGAGTCACGCGCAATTTCACTTAGTCAAAAACCTAACTTAGGTGTGCCAAGTGAAAATGATATAAACGAAGTGATAGAAGCCATCGAAAATGCAAAATTCCCGGTACTTTTAACGGGTATGAGAAGCTCGAGTCATAATGAAACGCAGGCTATTCGAAAATTGGTTGAAAAAACGAATTTACCTGTAGTAGAAACTTTCCAAGGTGCTGGAGTGATTAGCCGCGAACTAGAAAATCACTTTTTCGGTCGTGTAGGTCTTTTCCGTAACCAAGTGGGCGACGAATTATTAAGAAAAAGTGATCTAGTGTTAACTATTGGTTATGATCCAATTGAATATGAAGCGAGTAATTGGAATAAAGAACTAGATACTAAAATTATCAATATTGATGAAGTCCAAGCAGAAATTAGTAATCATATGCAACCGGTAAAAGAATTAATTGGTAACATTGCTGGAACAATTGACATCATTTCTGACAAAGTTAATGCGCCATTCATAAATTCAAGTGATTTAGATGAACTAGAGAAATTAAGAGCCACTACGCTTGAGAAGACTGCGATCAAACCTACACATAAAGATGGGATTTTACATCCACTCGAAATCATTGATTCTATGC
This region includes:
- the alsS gene encoding acetolactate synthase AlsS; protein product: MADKNYTASDLVIDTLKNNGVEYIFGIPGAKIDYLFNSLKDGGPELIVARHEQNAAMMAQGIGRLTGQPGVAIVTSGPGVSNLTTGLLTATSEGDPVLAIGGQVKRQDLLRLTHQSVDNASLLKSSTKYSEEVQDPESLSEVMTNAIRTATVGKNGASFISVPQDVISSEVESRAISLSQKPNLGVPSENDINEVIEAIENAKFPVLLTGMRSSSHNETQAIRKLVEKTNLPVVETFQGAGVISRELENHFFGRVGLFRNQVGDELLRKSDLVLTIGYDPIEYEASNWNKELDTKIINIDEVQAEISNHMQPVKELIGNIAGTIDIISDKVNAPFINSSDLDELEKLRATTLEKTAIKPTHKDGILHPLEIIDSMQKVLTDDTTVSVDVGSHYIWLARKFRSYNPRHLLFSNGMQTLGVALPWAISAALVRPNTQIVSVSGDGGFLFSGQELETAVRKNLNIIQLIWNDGKYNMVEFQEKMKYQRSAGVDFGAVDYVKYAESFGAKGLRVTNQQELEAAIKEGYETEGPVLIDIPVNYEDNEELSSTMLPDVLN